Proteins encoded by one window of Arabidopsis thaliana chromosome 2, partial sequence:
- the XBAT31 gene encoding uncharacterized protein (XB3 ortholog 1 in Arabidopsis thaliana (XBAT31); FUNCTIONS IN: zinc ion binding; LOCATED IN: endomembrane system; EXPRESSED IN: 24 plant structures; EXPRESSED DURING: 15 growth stages; CONTAINS InterPro DOMAIN/s: Zinc finger, RING-type (InterPro:IPR001841), Ankyrin repeat-containing domain (InterPro:IPR020683), Ankyrin repeat (InterPro:IPR002110); BEST Arabidopsis thaliana protein match is: XB3 ortholog 3 in Arabidopsis thaliana (TAIR:AT5G07270.1); Has 30201 Blast hits to 17322 proteins in 780 species: Archae - 12; Bacteria - 1396; Metazoa - 17338; Fungi - 3422; Plants - 5037; Viruses - 0; Other Eukaryotes - 2996 (source: NCBI BLink).), with protein MIVTLFFMSLLLMVRSRLVSVIFSEISPESRRNLVFLFLMYLLFLQILSLLLERFTNPDLLNRHKQTPLMLAAMYGRISCVKKLAEVGANILMFDSVNRRTCLHYAAYYGHANCVQAILSAAQSSPVAVHWGYARFVNIRDDKGATPLHLAARQRRPECVNVLLDSGSLVCASTSVYGSPGSTPLHLAARSGSIDCVRKLLAWGADRLQRDASGRIPYVVAMKHKHGACGALLNPSSAEPLVWPSPLKFISELNDEAKLLLEQALMEANREREKTILKGTAYSLPSPSFSDTDDNMSEVSDTELCCICFEQVCTIEVKDCGHQMCAQCTLALCCHNKPNPTTSTVTPPVCPFCRSTIACLVVAQNNNNNNEKSKSLDDVVVVDREAGDVSSSKFRKHRRSINLGEESSSFMGLSTIGSFGRITGRGSGRIAAENELMDKPIL; from the exons ATGATCGTCACTCTGTTCTTCATGTCGCTGCTGCTAATGGTCAGATCGAGGTTAGTTTCAGTGATATTCTCCGAGATCTCGCCGGAATCTCGTCGGAATCtggtatttttgtttctgatgTATCTActttttttgcagattttgtCATTGCTTTTGGAACGATTTACGAATCCAGATTTGTTGAATCGTCACAAGCAG ACTCCGTTAATGTTGGCTGCGATGTATGGAAGAATCTCTTGTGTGAAGAAGCTAGCTGAAGTTGGAGCTAAT attttgatgtttgattCTGTGAATCGAAGAACATGTTTGCATTACGCTGCTTATTATGGACATGCTAATTGTGTTCAAGCTATTCTCTCTGCTGCTCAATCAAGTCCTGTTGCTGTCCATTG GGGATATGCGAGATTTGTGAACATAAGAGATGATAAAGGAGCGACTCCGTTGCATTTAGCTGCTCGACAGAGACGACCTGAATGTGTGAATGTTTTGTTGGATAGTGGTTCTCTTGTTTGTGCATCTACTAGTGTATATGG TTCTCCAGGAAGCACACCTCTTCATTTAGCAGCTAGAAGTGGATCTATAGATTGTGTCAGAAAGTTGCTTGCTTGGGGTGCTGATCGTCTTCAACGAGACGCTTctgg GAGAATACCTTATGTGGTTGCGATGAAGCATAAGCATGGAGCATGTGGAGCCTTACTTAATCCGTCCTCTGCAGAGCCACTTGTTTGGCCATCACCATTAAAGTTCATCAGTGAGCTTAATGACGAGGCGAAACTTCTCTTAGAGCAGGCTTTAATGGAGGCTAAcagggagagagagaaaaccaTCCTCAAAGGAACAGCTTATTCCTTACCATCACCCTCTTTCTCTGACACGGATGATAACATGTCCGAG GTGAGTGATACGGAACTGTGCTGCATTTGCTTTGAGCAAGTATGTACAATTGAAGTTAAAGACTGTGGTCACCAAATGTGTGCACAATGCACACTTGCACTGTGCTGTCacaacaaaccaaacccaaCGACCTCAACCGTGACTCCACCGGTCTGTCCGTTCTGTAGAAGCACCATTGCATGTTTAGTCGTCGcccagaacaacaacaacaacaacgaaaaGAGCAAAAGCCtagatgatgttgttgttgttgatcgTGAGGCAGGTGATGTTAGCTCCTCCAAATTCAGAAAACATAGAAGATCAATAAACCTTGGCGAAGAAAGCAGCAGCTTCATGGGACTATCAACTATTGGATCATTCGGTAGGATAACCGGCCGTGGCTCGGGAAGGATCGCAGCCGAAAACGAGCTGATGGACAAACCAATATTGTGA
- the CYP710A3 gene encoding cytochrome P450, family 710, subfamily A, polypeptide 3 (cytochrome P450, family 710, subfamily A, polypeptide 3 (CYP710A3); FUNCTIONS IN: electron carrier activity, monooxygenase activity, iron ion binding, oxygen binding, heme binding; INVOLVED IN: oxidation reduction; LOCATED IN: endomembrane system; EXPRESSED IN: stem, petal, root cap of the primary root; CONTAINS InterPro DOMAIN/s: Cytochrome P450 (InterPro:IPR001128), Cytochrome P450, conserved site (InterPro:IPR017972), Cytochrome P450, E-class, group I (InterPro:IPR002401); BEST Arabidopsis thaliana protein match is: cytochrome P450, family 710, subfamily A, polypeptide 4 (TAIR:AT2G28860.1); Has 27180 Blast hits to 27131 proteins in 1508 species: Archae - 46; Bacteria - 3035; Metazoa - 10578; Fungi - 5082; Plants - 7553; Viruses - 0; Other Eukaryotes - 886 (source: NCBI BLink).), with the protein MVSSVSLFASLTPYLVSALLLFLLLEQLFYRLKKRNLPGPLFVFPIIGNVVALIRDPTSFWDKQSAMADTSVGLSVNYLIGKFIIYIKDAELSNKVFSNIRPDAFQLVGHPFGKKLFGDHSLIFMFGENHKSVRRQVAPNFTRKPLSAYSSLQQIVILRHLRQWEESFSSGSRPVSMRQLIRELNLETSQTVFVGPYLDKEVKNTIRDDYNVFNPGTMALPIDLPGFTFGEARRAVSRLVNTMSLCVRKSKEKMAAGENPTCLVDFWTHSIVAESPPPPHSKDEEISCVLVDFLFASQDASTSSLLWAVVLLESEPEVLRRVREDVARFWSPESKESITADQLAEMKYIRAVAREVLRYRPPASMVPHVAVSDFRLTESYTIPKGTIVFPSLFDASFQGFTEPDRFDPDRFSETRQEDEVFKRNFLTFGIGSHQCVGQRYALNHLVLFIAMFSSMFDFKRVRSDGCDEIVHIPTMSPKDGCTVFLSSRLVTSP; encoded by the coding sequence ATGGTTTCCTCAGTTTCCCTATTTGCTTCTCTTACACCGTACTTAGTCTCAGCATTACTTCTATTCCTTCTGCTCGAGCAACTCTTTTACCGTCTCAAGAAACGTAACCTCCCTGGCCCTCTCTTTGTCTTTCCGATAATTGGAAATGTTGTTGCACTTATTCGCGACCCAACTTCCTTCTGGGACAAGCAATCCGCGATGGCGGACACGTCCGTTGGCCTCTCCGTCAACTACCTTATTGGAAAATTCATCATATACATTAAAGACGCAGAGCTCTCCAATAAAGTCTTCTCCAACATTCGTCCCGATGCTTTCCAACTTGTTGGACATCCATTCGGAAAGAAGCTCTTCGGTGATCATAGCCTTATCTTTATGTTTGGCGAGAATCACAAATCCGTTCGTCGTCAAGTCGCTCCTAACTTCACCCGCAAGCCACTCTCTGCTTATTCTTCCCTCCAGCAAATAGTTATCCTCCGTCATTTACGGCAGTGGGAGGAAAGTTTTTCCAGTGGATCTCGTCCGGTTTCGATGAGACAACTCATCCGTGAACTCAACCTCGAGACTTCTCAGACGGTTTTTGTTGGACCATATCTCGACAAGGAAGTCAAGAACACGATCCGTGATGATTACAATGTGTTCAATCCTGGAACAATGGCGCTCCCGATCGACCTCCCTGGCTTCACGTTCGGGGAGGCTCGTCGGGCGGTATCGAGGCTAGTGAATACAATGTCTCTTTGCgtgagaaaatcaaaagaaaagatggcCGCAGGAGAGAATCCAACATGTTTAGTCGATTTCTGGACGCATTCGATCGTAGCTGAGAGTCCTCCACCGCCTCACTCCAAAGACGAAGAGATTAGTTGTGTGCTCGTTGATTTTCTGTTTGCCTCACAGGACGCGTCTACGTCATCACTCCTCTGGGCAGTGGTGCTGCTTGAGTCCGAGCCAGAAGTGCTAAGAAGAGTGAGGGAGGACGTTGCAAGATTTTGGTCGCCTGAGTCCAAGGAGTCGATCACAGCCGATCAGCTCGCGGAGATGAAGTACATTCGGGCTGTGGCGCGTGAGGTCTTAAGATACCGACCACCAGCAAGTATGGTCCCACATGTTGCTGTTAGTGACTTCCGTCTCACGGAATCGTACACAATCCCAAAAGGTACAATTGTGTTTCCTTCCCTTTTTGACGCCTCTTTTCAAGGGTTTACTGAACCAGACCGGTTCGATCCTGACCGGTTTAGCGAGACAAGGCAAGAGGATGAGGTGTTCAAACGCAATTTCCTAACTTTTGGAATTGGCTCGCACCAATGCGTGGGCCAACGTTACGCGCTGAACCACCTCGTGCTCTTCATTGCCATGTTCTCCTCGATGTTTGATTTCAAGAGGGTCCGATCAGATGGTTGCGATGAGATTGTGCATATCCCCACGATGTCGCCAAAGGACGGGTGCACGGTGTTCTTGTCTAGCCGCCTCGTTACCTCTCCTTGA
- the XBAT31 gene encoding uncharacterized protein (XB3 ortholog 1 in Arabidopsis thaliana (XBAT31); FUNCTIONS IN: zinc ion binding; EXPRESSED IN: 24 plant structures; EXPRESSED DURING: 15 growth stages; CONTAINS InterPro DOMAIN/s: Zinc finger, RING-type (InterPro:IPR001841), Ankyrin repeat-containing domain (InterPro:IPR020683), Ankyrin repeat (InterPro:IPR002110); BEST Arabidopsis thaliana protein match is: XB3 ortholog 3 in Arabidopsis thaliana (TAIR:AT5G07270.1); Has 52906 Blast hits to 22710 proteins in 954 species: Archae - 64; Bacteria - 3597; Metazoa - 29466; Fungi - 4564; Plants - 3287; Viruses - 345; Other Eukaryotes - 11583 (source: NCBI BLink).): MGQSMSCGSRPEHGIFASVQCGDIITIRRVMATEPSLLNQTTPYDRHSVLHVAAANGQIEILSLLLERFTNPDLLNRHKQTPLMLAAMYGRISCVKKLAEVGANILMFDSVNRRTCLHYAAYYGHANCVQAILSAAQSSPVAVHWGYARFVNIRDDKGATPLHLAARQRRPECVNVLLDSGSLVCASTSVYGSPGSTPLHLAARSGSIDCVRKLLAWGADRLQRDASGRIPYVVAMKHKHGACGALLNPSSAEPLVWPSPLKFISELNDEAKLLLEQALMEANREREKTILKGTAYSLPSPSFSDTDDNMSEVSDTELCCICFEQVCTIEVKDCGHQMCAQCTLALCCHNKPNPTTSTVTPPVCPFCRSTIACLVVAQNNNNNNEKSKSLDDVVVVDREAGDVSSSKFRKHRRSINLGEESSSFMGLSTIGSFGRITGRGSGRIAAENELMDKPIL, encoded by the exons ATGGGGCAGAGTATGAGCTGTGGAAGTCGACCGGAGCACGGAATATTCGCCTCTGTACAGTGCGGCGATATCATCACTATCCGTCGTGTGATGGCGACGGAGCCTAGTCTGTTGAATCAAACTACTCCTTATGATCGTCACTCTGTTCTTCATGTCGCTGCTGCTAATGGTCAGATCGAG attttgtCATTGCTTTTGGAACGATTTACGAATCCAGATTTGTTGAATCGTCACAAGCAG ACTCCGTTAATGTTGGCTGCGATGTATGGAAGAATCTCTTGTGTGAAGAAGCTAGCTGAAGTTGGAGCTAAT attttgatgtttgattCTGTGAATCGAAGAACATGTTTGCATTACGCTGCTTATTATGGACATGCTAATTGTGTTCAAGCTATTCTCTCTGCTGCTCAATCAAGTCCTGTTGCTGTCCATTG GGGATATGCGAGATTTGTGAACATAAGAGATGATAAAGGAGCGACTCCGTTGCATTTAGCTGCTCGACAGAGACGACCTGAATGTGTGAATGTTTTGTTGGATAGTGGTTCTCTTGTTTGTGCATCTACTAGTGTATATGG TTCTCCAGGAAGCACACCTCTTCATTTAGCAGCTAGAAGTGGATCTATAGATTGTGTCAGAAAGTTGCTTGCTTGGGGTGCTGATCGTCTTCAACGAGACGCTTctgg GAGAATACCTTATGTGGTTGCGATGAAGCATAAGCATGGAGCATGTGGAGCCTTACTTAATCCGTCCTCTGCAGAGCCACTTGTTTGGCCATCACCATTAAAGTTCATCAGTGAGCTTAATGACGAGGCGAAACTTCTCTTAGAGCAGGCTTTAATGGAGGCTAAcagggagagagagaaaaccaTCCTCAAAGGAACAGCTTATTCCTTACCATCACCCTCTTTCTCTGACACGGATGATAACATGTCCGAG GTGAGTGATACGGAACTGTGCTGCATTTGCTTTGAGCAAGTATGTACAATTGAAGTTAAAGACTGTGGTCACCAAATGTGTGCACAATGCACACTTGCACTGTGCTGTCacaacaaaccaaacccaaCGACCTCAACCGTGACTCCACCGGTCTGTCCGTTCTGTAGAAGCACCATTGCATGTTTAGTCGTCGcccagaacaacaacaacaacaacgaaaaGAGCAAAAGCCtagatgatgttgttgttgttgatcgTGAGGCAGGTGATGTTAGCTCCTCCAAATTCAGAAAACATAGAAGATCAATAAACCTTGGCGAAGAAAGCAGCAGCTTCATGGGACTATCAACTATTGGATCATTCGGTAGGATAACCGGCCGTGGCTCGGGAAGGATCGCAGCCGAAAACGAGCTGATGGACAAACCAATATTGTGA
- a CDS encoding Dof-type zinc finger DNA-binding family protein (Dof-type zinc finger DNA-binding family protein; CONTAINS InterPro DOMAIN/s: Zinc finger, Dof-type (InterPro:IPR003851); BEST Arabidopsis thaliana protein match is: Dof-type zinc finger DNA-binding family protein (TAIR:AT1G07640.2).), whose product MSANPNNHPHHHQLQENGSLVSGHHQVLSHHFPQNPNPNHHHVETAAATTVDPSSLNGQAAERARLAKNSQPPEGALKCPRCDSANTKFCYFNNYNLTQPRHFCKACRRYWTRGGALRNVPVGGGCRRNKKGKSGNSKSSSSSQNKQSTSMVNATSPTNTSNVQLQTNSQFPFLPTLQNLTQLGGIGLNLAAINGNNGGNGNTSSSFLNDLGFFHGGNTSGPVMGNNNENNLMTSLGSSSHFALFDRTMGLYNFPNEVNMGLSSIGATRVSQTAQVKMEDNHLGNISRPVSGLTSPGNQSNQYWTGQGLPGSSSNDHHHQHLM is encoded by the exons ATG tCTGCGAATCCAAATAaccatcctcatcatcatcagctacAAGAAAATGGAAGTTTAGTTAGTGGCCACCACCAAGTACTCTCTCACCACTTCCcacaaaaccctaaccctaaccACCACCATGTTGAGACAGCAGCCGCCACCACCGTTGATCCGAGCAGTCTCAATGGCCAGGCGGCTGAGAGAGCGAGGCTAGCTAAGAACTCTCAGCCGCCAGAGGGAGCCCTAAAGTGTCCTCGATGTGACTCAGCCAATACCAAGTTCTGTTACTTCAACAACTACAACCTCACGCAGCCACGCCACTTCTGCAAAGCTTGCCGTCGCTACTGGACACGTGGCGGTGCCTTGAGGAACGTACCTGTCGGTGGTGGCTGCCGGAGGAATAAGAAGGGTAAATCCGGAAATTCAaagtcttcctcttcctctcagAACAAGCAGTCAACGTCTATGGTCAACGCTACAAGCCCTACTAATACTAGTAATGTCCAGCTCCAAACAAATAGCCAATTCCCATTTTTGCCCACTCTACAAAACCTCACTCAACTTGGTGGTATTGGTTTAAACTTAGCCGCCATTAATGGAAATAATGGTGGAAATGGTAACACTAGCTCAAGTTTCTTGAATGACTTAGGGTTTTTTCATGGTGGTAACACTTCAGGTCCGGTCATGGGTAACAACAACGAGAATAACCTAATGACTTCTCTTGGATCATCCAGCCACTTTGCTTTGTTCGATCGAACCATGGGATTATATAATTTCCCTAACGAGGTAAATATGGGATTATCTTCTATTGGTGCTACTAGGGTTTCTCAAACTGCTCAGGTGAAAATGGAGGACAACCATTTGGGTAATATAAGCCGCCCGGTTTCGGGGTTGACATCTCCAGGGAATCAATCCAATCAATATTGGACCGGTCAAGGTCTCCCCGGTTCTTCATCTAACGATCATCATCACCAGCATCTTATGTGA
- a CDS encoding 50S ribosomal protein L16 — MQRFMFSRVVEHQRQISRGFLSLVPSLSPTAVPAMSRFFPKITASDSTSSIPFFTPDFINPKKTLEESLNNLEGLTCNQAEREMYLFPQINQQRLLNTTGSRFGQVLGTWQFRCTILPARVNRVREVHETSNNEKKQQKQKSSVNEKKPKKKKKSSISDIPRRTKFQKHHRGRINKGVSSQGYICSRYALQTLEPAWITSRQIEAGRRAMTRNIGRGLTVRVHIFADKPVTVRPPETRMGRGKGAPAFWVAVVKPGKIIYEMGGVSEKVAREAISIAASKLPAKTKFIISK; from the exons ATGCAGAGATTCATGTTTAGCCGCGTCGTGGAACATCAACGTCAGATAAGCCGAGGATTTCTCAGTCTTGTACCATCTCTATCTCCCACTGCTGTTCCTGCTATGTCTCGTTTCTTTCCGAAGATTACTGCTTCTGATTCCACTTCCTCGATTCCCTTTTTTACTCCAGACTTCATCAATCCCAAGAAG ACTCTTGAAGAGTCCCTTAACAACTTAGAAGGCCTAACATGTAACCAAGCCGAAAGAGAGATGTATCTCTTTCCACAGATTAATCAACAACGCCTTCTCAACACCACTGGTTCTCGCTTCGGacag GTTCTTGGAACTTGGCAGTTCAGATGCACAATTCTTCCGGCGAGAGTGAATCGTGTGAGAGAGGTCCACGAGACTTCCAACAAcgaaaagaaacaacaaaaacaaaaaagttccGTCAAcgaaaagaaaccaaaaaaaaaaaaaaagagttccaTCAGCGATATcccaagaagaacaaagtttCAGAAACATCATCGAGGAAGAATTAATAAAGGAGTATCTTCTCAGGGGTATATTTGTAGTAGATATGCTCTTCAAACACTTGAACCAGCTTGGATCACTTCTAGACAAATAGAAGCAGGACGACGAGCAATGACACGAAATATAGGACGTGGTTTAACTGTTCGAGTTCATATATTTGCAGACAAACCAGTTACAGTAAGACCTCCTGAAACGCGTATGGGTCGTGGGAAAGGAGCTCCAGCGTTTTGGGTAGCTGTGGTTAAACCAGGTAAAATCATTTATGAAATGGGTGGTGTTTCCGAAAAAGTAGCTAGAGAAGCTATTTCTATAGCCGCATCAAAGTTGCCtgcaaaaaccaaattcatcATTTCTAAATAA
- the PUB12 gene encoding armadillo/beta-catenin repeat protein (PLANT U-BOX 12 (PUB12); FUNCTIONS IN: ubiquitin-protein ligase activity, structural constituent of ribosome, rRNA binding, binding; INVOLVED IN: response to chitin; LOCATED IN: ubiquitin ligase complex, ribosome, intracellular; EXPRESSED IN: 21 plant structures; EXPRESSED DURING: 9 growth stages; CONTAINS InterPro DOMAIN/s: Ribosomal protein L16 (InterPro:IPR000114), U box domain (InterPro:IPR003613), Armadillo-like helical (InterPro:IPR011989), Ribosomal protein L10e/L16 (InterPro:IPR016180), Armadillo (InterPro:IPR000225), Armadillo-type fold (InterPro:IPR016024), Ribosomal protein L16, conserved site (InterPro:IPR020798); BEST Arabidopsis thaliana protein match is: plant U-box 13 (TAIR:AT3G46510.1); Has 16927 Blast hits to 15027 proteins in 4135 species: Archae - 0; Bacteria - 5491; Metazoa - 1535; Fungi - 908; Plants - 5936; Viruses - 3; Other Eukaryotes - 3054 (source: NCBI BLink).) produces the protein MLRICFLSLAMLAKFTWCVLERDQVMVKFQKVTSLLEQALSIIPYENLEISDELKEQVELVLVQLRRSLGKRGGDVYDDELYKDVLSLYSGRGSVMESDMVRRVAEKLQLMTITDLTQESLALLDMVSSSGGDDPGESFEKMSMVLKKIKDFVQTYNPNLDDAPLRLKSSLPKSRDDDRDMLIPPEEFRCPISLELMTDPVIVSSGQTYERECIKKWLEGGHLTCPKTQETLTSDIMTPNYVLRSLIAQWCESNGIEPPKRPNISQPSSKASSSSSAPDDEHNKIEELLLKLTSQQPEDRRSAAGEIRLLAKQNNHNRVAIAASGAIPLLVNLLTISNDSRTQEHAVTSILNLSICQENKGKIVYSSGAVPGIVHVLQKGSMEARENAAATLFSLSVIDENKVTIGAAGAIPPLVTLLSEGSQRGKKDAATALFNLCIFQGNKGKAVRAGLVPVLMRLLTEPESGMVDESLSILAILSSHPDGKSEVGAADAVPVLVDFIRSGSPRNKENSAAVLVHLCSWNQQHLIEAQKLGIMDLLIEMAENGTDRGKRKAAQLLNRFSRFNDQQKQHSGLGLEDQISLI, from the exons ATGCTAAGGATTTGCTTTCTTTCGTTAGCCATGTTAGCAAAATTTACCTGGTGT GTGTTGGAGAGAGATCAAGTGATGGTGAAATTTCAGAAAGTGACTTCTCTATTGGAACAAGCTTTAAGTATAATCCCTTATGAGAATCTGGAAATTTCAGATGAACTTAAAGAACAG GTGGAGCTTGTTTTAGTTCAGTTAAGAAGATCGTTAGGAAAACGCGGTGGCGATGTGTATGATGATGAGTTGTATAAGGATGTTCTATCTCTTTATAGTGGTAGAGGTAGTGTAATGGAGTCTGATATGGTTAGGAGAGTGGCGGAGAAGCTTCAGTTGATGACTATAACTGACCTTACGCAAGAGTCATTGGCTTTACTTGACATGGTTAGTTctagtggtggtgatgatcctggtgaaagttttgagaagatgTCTATGGTTCTTAAGAAGATTAAGGACTTTGTGCAAACTTATAATCCTAACTTGGATGATGCTCCATTGAGACTGAAATCATCGCTTCCGAAGTCGCGAGATGATGATCGAGATATGCTAATTCCGCCTGAAGAGTTCCGTTGTCCAATATCTCTAGAATTGATGACTGATCCAGTTATTGTTTCTTCAGGGCAG ACTTATGAACGTGAGTGCATTAAGAAGTGGCTTGAAGGAGGACACTTGACGTGTCCAAAGACGCAAGAAACGCTGACAAGCGATATCATGACACCAAACTATGTTCTAAGAAGCCTTATAGCTCAATGGTGTGAGTCCAATGGCATCGAACCTCCAAAGCGTCCCAACATATCTCAACCGAGTAGTAAGGCCTCATCTTCGTCGTCAGCCCCTGATGATGAACATAACAAGATTGAAGAACTTCTACTTAAGCTCACATCGCAACAGCCTGAAGACCGAAGATCTGCTGCAGGAGAAATCCGTCTtctagcaaaacaaaacaatcataaCCGAGTCGCCATTGCTGCCTCAGGCGCGATCCCTCTTCTGGTGAATCTCCTCACGATATCTAATGACTCTCGGACTCAAGAACACGCTGTGACATCGATTCTTAACCTCTCGATATGTCAAGAGAACAAAGGGAAGATTGTTTATTCATCTGGAGCAGTTCCAGGTATTGTTCATGTGCTTCAGAAAGGTAGCATGGAAGCTAGAGAAAACGCAGCAGCTACACTTTTCAGCCTCTCGGTTATAGACGAGAACAAAGTGACAATAGGTGCCGCAGGAGCGATCCCGCCTCTTGTGACCTTGCTGAGCGAAGGATCACAGAGAGGCAAAAAAGACGCGGCAACTGCTCTGTTTAATCTCTGCATATTTCAAGGAAACAAAGGAAAAGCTGTGAGAGCCGGTTTAGTTCCCGTGCTAATGAGGTTACTAACAGAACCCGAAAGCGGAATGGTTGATGAATCACTCTCGATATTAGCCATACTATCGAGTCATCCGGACGGGAAATCAGAGGTTGGAGCCGCTGATGCAGTTCCAGTTCTGGTAGATTTTATAAGAAGCGGGTCACCGCGGAACAAAGAAAACTCAGCTGCGGTATTAGTGCACTTGTGTTCATGGAATCAGCAACATTTGATTGAAGCTCAGAAATTAGGGATTATGGATCTTTTAATAGAAATGGCTGAGAATGGTACTGACAGAGGAAAACGCAAAGCGGCACAGTTACTTAACCGCTTTAGCCGTTTTAACGACCAGCAGAAACAACACTCTGGTTTAGGTTTGGAAGATCAAATCTCCCTAATCTGA